In Herbaspirillum sp. WKF16, one genomic interval encodes:
- a CDS encoding UDP-glucose 4-epimerase family protein, whose translation MQHRKLINRRCDEDVKNSLRFRQSETLNSAENISKYGGAFLALKDGDTMRILITGASGFIGSALTKHLLEQGDYEVRAASRDPSQISLSAEHLELAQMDGLEPDGDWRTMLKDVDCVIHCAARVHVMHEKATDPLAEFRRVNVAGTLALARQAQTLGVKRFVFLSSVKVNGEESQRGAPFRADDPPSPSDAYGVSKLEAEQALSTLASIGEMEISVIRPVLVYGPGVKANFRSMIRWLDKGVPLPLGGVTHNRRSLVAIDNLIDILTLCIHHPAAAGQVFLASDGDDMSTTEMLRRIGKALGKRAPLLSVPPELLRLAARFLGRPAVAQRLCSSLQVDISKNQALLDWIPPVSSDVALSRTVEAYRRGV comes from the coding sequence TTGCAACATCGAAAACTCATCAATAGGAGATGCGATGAAGACGTAAAGAACTCTTTACGTTTCCGTCAGTCAGAAACGCTGAACAGCGCCGAGAATATCTCAAAGTATGGTGGCGCCTTTCTCGCCCTGAAAGATGGAGACACCATGAGAATACTGATTACGGGAGCTTCCGGCTTCATTGGCAGCGCATTGACGAAGCATTTGCTAGAACAAGGCGACTACGAAGTCCGAGCCGCTTCCCGCGATCCGTCGCAAATATCGTTGTCGGCCGAACACCTCGAGCTTGCACAAATGGATGGCCTGGAACCAGATGGGGACTGGCGCACGATGCTCAAAGATGTCGATTGTGTGATTCACTGCGCAGCCCGCGTACATGTCATGCATGAGAAGGCGACTGATCCACTGGCTGAATTTCGACGGGTTAATGTTGCCGGCACCCTCGCCCTGGCTCGCCAAGCACAAACCTTGGGAGTAAAGCGTTTTGTATTTCTGAGTTCAGTCAAGGTCAACGGCGAGGAAAGTCAACGTGGTGCTCCCTTCCGGGCAGACGACCCGCCCTCTCCATCCGATGCCTACGGCGTATCTAAGCTTGAAGCAGAACAAGCGCTTTCGACCCTGGCCTCAATTGGAGAGATGGAAATCAGCGTGATTCGGCCGGTGTTGGTATATGGCCCTGGAGTCAAAGCTAATTTTCGCAGCATGATTCGATGGCTCGACAAGGGCGTCCCTTTGCCTTTGGGAGGAGTTACGCACAATCGCCGTAGCCTAGTCGCCATAGACAACTTGATTGATATACTCACCCTATGCATCCACCACCCAGCTGCAGCCGGTCAAGTATTCCTTGCCAGCGATGGCGATGACATGTCCACCACTGAGATGTTGCGGCGCATTGGCAAGGCATTGGGAAAACGTGCGCCTCTTCTCTCCGTACCACCGGAATTACTGCGTCTGGCGGCACGTTTTCTAGGCAGGCCCGCCGTTGCTCAACGGTTGTGCTCCTCACTGCAGGTGGATATCTCAAAGAATCAGGCCTTGCTCGACTGGATACCGCCGGTCAGCAGCGATGTTGCGTTAAGCAGAACGGTGGAAGCTTATCGTCGCGGAGTCTGA
- a CDS encoding Kdo hydroxylase family protein, with translation MESQIIEIALTDWQADTPNHDWIAGLEAGKVLYFPRLGFELLASERRLLDPSVRNPKARNISLDARGHIKGAAGDTEQQLALAAMIGRFRGQALSLVHSLFPKYRDALRVAPTSYRPMQVETRSQSWRADDRRMHVDAFPSRPNYGERILRVFTNVNPDGVPRVWRVGEPFETVAQRFLPRAKPYVRWQAGALKALHVTKSLRSEYDHLMLQLHDGMKGDMQYQQDAQQVTMPFAAGSVWVCFSDQASHAVMSGQYMLEQTLHLAPEKQYDPQASPLAILTRLAGHPLV, from the coding sequence ATGGAATCGCAAATCATCGAGATCGCCCTGACAGACTGGCAGGCCGACACTCCCAATCACGACTGGATCGCCGGCCTCGAAGCCGGCAAGGTGCTGTATTTCCCGCGCCTGGGCTTCGAGCTGCTGGCGTCCGAACGCCGCCTGCTCGACCCGTCCGTGCGCAACCCCAAGGCGCGCAACATCAGCCTGGACGCGCGCGGCCACATCAAGGGCGCCGCCGGCGACACCGAGCAGCAGCTGGCGCTGGCCGCCATGATCGGCCGTTTCCGCGGCCAGGCGCTGTCGCTGGTGCACTCGTTGTTCCCCAAGTACCGCGACGCGCTGCGCGTGGCGCCCACCAGCTACCGTCCGATGCAGGTCGAGACGCGCAGCCAGTCGTGGCGCGCCGACGACCGCCGCATGCACGTCGACGCCTTCCCCTCGCGCCCGAACTACGGCGAGCGCATCCTGCGCGTGTTCACCAACGTCAACCCGGACGGCGTGCCGCGCGTCTGGCGCGTGGGCGAGCCCTTCGAGACCGTGGCGCAACGCTTCCTGCCGCGCGCCAAGCCCTATGTGCGCTGGCAGGCCGGCGCGCTCAAGGCGCTGCATGTCACCAAGTCCCTGCGCAGCGAATACGACCATCTGATGCTGCAGCTGCATGACGGCATGAAGGGCGACATGCAATACCAGCAGGATGCGCAACAGGTCACCATGCCGTTTGCCGCCGGTTCGGTCTGGGTATGTTTCTCCGACCAGGCCTCGCACGCGGTGATGTCGGGCCAGTACATGCTGGAGCAGACGCTGCACCTGGCGCCGGAAAAGCAATACGATCCACAAGCCAGCCCGCTGGCCATCCTGACCCGCCTGGCCGGTCATCCGCTGGTCTGA
- the waaA gene encoding lipid IV(A) 3-deoxy-D-manno-octulosonic acid transferase: MRLLYSLFWWIAMPLVLARLWRRGRKEPGYRRHIGERLGFYPRLPDPNTRFIWVHAVSVGETRAAEPLIDALLREYPQHAILLTCMTATGRATGAQLFGKHGARVVQSFLPYDTGFMCGRFLRRFRPLACILMETEVWPNLVAQCKRHGVPVMLANARLSERSLRRGQRFASLLRPAAEAIDIVGAQSQADAQRLCAFGARHVDVTGSLKFDVQPPAEMVERGLAWKRAIGERRVLLCASTREGEEQLILDALGKLGKVDWLTVIVPRHPQRFDEVAALVRAQGLSMRRRSEMDAAFGAEGIDVVLGDSMGEMFAYYALCDAAFIGGSLLPLGGQNLIEAFALGKPVLIGPHTFNFAQISKDAVAAGAAVQINNAAELWQIWRSLAQAPLRRHQMGDTALRYAQHHQGATIRTLALFGRLQTPRR; this comes from the coding sequence ATGCGCCTGTTGTATTCCCTCTTCTGGTGGATCGCCATGCCGCTGGTGCTGGCGCGCCTGTGGCGCCGCGGCCGCAAGGAGCCCGGCTACCGGCGCCACATCGGCGAACGCCTGGGCTTCTATCCGCGCCTGCCCGATCCGAACACGCGCTTCATCTGGGTCCATGCCGTCTCGGTGGGCGAGACGCGCGCCGCCGAGCCGCTGATCGACGCGCTGCTGCGCGAGTATCCGCAGCATGCCATCCTCTTGACCTGCATGACCGCCACCGGCCGCGCCACCGGCGCCCAGCTGTTCGGCAAGCATGGCGCGCGCGTGGTCCAGAGTTTCCTGCCCTACGACACCGGCTTCATGTGCGGGCGCTTCCTGCGCCGCTTCCGTCCGCTCGCCTGCATCCTGATGGAGACCGAGGTCTGGCCGAACCTGGTGGCGCAATGCAAGCGCCACGGCGTGCCGGTGATGCTGGCCAATGCGCGCCTGTCGGAGCGCTCGCTGCGCCGGGGGCAGCGCTTTGCCTCACTGCTGCGGCCAGCGGCGGAGGCGATCGATATCGTCGGCGCGCAGTCGCAGGCTGACGCGCAGCGCCTGTGCGCATTCGGCGCGCGGCATGTGGACGTCACCGGCAGTTTGAAATTCGATGTGCAGCCGCCGGCCGAGATGGTCGAGCGCGGCCTGGCGTGGAAACGCGCCATCGGCGAGCGCCGCGTGCTGCTGTGCGCCAGCACGCGCGAGGGCGAGGAGCAACTGATCCTGGACGCCTTGGGCAAATTGGGGAAGGTGGACTGGCTGACCGTGATCGTGCCGCGCCATCCGCAGCGCTTCGACGAGGTGGCGGCGCTGGTGCGCGCGCAGGGCCTGTCGATGCGGCGCAGGTCGGAGATGGACGCCGCCTTCGGCGCCGAGGGCATCGACGTGGTGCTGGGCGATTCGATGGGCGAGATGTTCGCCTACTACGCGCTTTGCGATGCCGCCTTCATCGGCGGCAGCCTGCTGCCCCTGGGGGGGCAGAACCTGATCGAGGCGTTTGCGCTGGGCAAGCCGGTGCTGATTGGGCCGCACACGTTCAATTTTGCTCAGATTTCCAAGGACGCTGTTGCAGCAGGGGCGGCCGTGCAGATCAACAACGCCGCTGAACTATGGCAAATCTGGCGCAGCTTGGCTCAGGCTCCGTTAAGGCGCCACCAAATGGGCGACACCGCGCTGCGTTACGCGCAGCATCATCAAGGTGCCACAATTCGTACGCTTGCCCTATTCGGCCGGCTTCAGACTCCGCGACGATAA